In Deltaproteobacteria bacterium, a genomic segment contains:
- a CDS encoding beta-lactamase family protein: protein MAQQSTAIRPAIFRCDSNRAALCRSSFALTYSFIVSTLVAAAVSLVVTQSFASEVDSFYVGRLGHIDELVQTAIRDRRLPGAVVLVGGHNRIYYRKAFGKRALVPSMEPMTVDTIFDLSSLTKVVATTPSIMLLVEQGRIRLDSPVADYIPGF, encoded by the coding sequence ATGGCCCAGCAATCAACAGCCATCAGGCCCGCCATATTCAGATGCGATTCCAACCGTGCTGCCCTGTGCAGATCTTCCTTCGCCTTAACTTATTCGTTCATAGTCAGCACGCTCGTAGCAGCGGCCGTCTCGTTAGTGGTGACTCAGTCTTTCGCCTCCGAAGTCGACTCTTTCTACGTGGGGCGTCTTGGCCATATTGATGAACTGGTCCAGACAGCGATTCGAGATAGAAGACTTCCGGGCGCAGTGGTCCTGGTGGGTGGACACAACCGCATTTACTACCGCAAGGCCTTTGGCAAGCGTGCCTTGGTTCCATCGATGGAGCCTATGACGGTCGATACGATCTTCGATCTCAGTTCGCTCACGAAAGTGGTGGCCACCACTCCAAGCATTATGCTCCTGGTCGAACAGGGGCGCATCCGGCTAGACAGTCCAGTTGCCGACTACATTCCTGGCTTC